A genome region from Sphaeramia orbicularis chromosome 19, fSphaOr1.1, whole genome shotgun sequence includes the following:
- the cdk5rap3 gene encoding CDK5 regulatory subunit-associated protein 3 isoform X2, whose translation MENIQNLPIDIQTSKLVDWLVDRRHCNLKWQSAVKLIREKINAAIQDMPENEEIKQLLSGSYIHYFHCLRIVEILKGTEASSKNIFGRYSSQRMKDWQEIVSLYEADSVYLAEVASLLSRNVSYEGPALRKQLAKAQQLQQELSRREVECQSSAADLRERYYAACKKYGIKGDNVARELQALVKDLPLVLEEVGKDSAKFEEQIQLYTAFTNFVCEWSEPVLPMLTFVQKKGNSTFYEWRTGNVPKVVERPVVEEAPAEEVTEDMIDWGDFGTGKETDCGIKVEDGIDWGISLEPGTEDTGADGIDWGDSESAPIEIEIVDAGTDCPEGVARGEDALSILENSQSRSQFIDELMELEVFLTQRLNEMSEEADIVAMSQFQLAPSVIQGQSREHIQKMLSEVHGLLDRLTSLRMQHLFMIQASPRYVERVSEVLRQKLKQADILVLKSAMMVEKRQEALEEQSRLEPRVDLLAGCTRELQKLIEADISKRYNNRPVNLMGVTI comes from the exons ATGGAG AATATCCAAAATCTTCCTATCGACATACAAACCAGCAAGCTTGTAG ACTGGCTGGTTGACAGACGCCACTGCAATTTGAAATGGCAGAGTGCAGTAAAGCTAATAAGAGAGAAGATCAACGCTGCCATCCAGGACATGCCAGAGAATGAGGAGATCAAGCAGCTTCTTTCTGGCTCAT aCATTCACTATTTTCACTGCTTGAGGATAGTGGAAATTCTGAAAGGAACAGAGGCTTCATCTAAGAACATCTTTGGCAGATATTCCTCTCAGAGGATGAAG GACTGGCAAGAGATTGTGTCCCTCTATGAGGCAGACAGTGTCTATTTGG CGGAGGTGGCCAGTTTGCTGAGTCGTAATGTCAGCTATGAAGGCCCAGCTCTGAGGAAGCAGCTGGCCAAAGCCCAGCAGCTGCAGCAGGAGCTGAGCAGGCGGGAAGTAGAGTGCCAGAGCTCAGCTGCAGACCTGAGGGAACGTTATTATGCTGCCTGCAAAAAGTATGGCATCAAA GGAGATAATGTGGCTCGTGAGCTGCAGGCTCTTGTGAAAGATCTACCATTGGTTCTGGAGGAAGTTGGAAAGGATTCAGCCAAGTTTGAGGAGCAAATCCAACTTTACACTGCTTTCACAAACTTTGTATGTGAGTG GTCCGAACCAGTCCTGCCTATGCTGACATTTGTCCAAAAGAAAGGAAACTCAACCTTTTATGAGTGGAGAACTGGGAATGTCCCCAAAGTTGTTGAGAGGCCTGTTGTGGAGGAAGCACCAGCTGAAGAAGTCACAGAGGATATG ATTGACTGGGGAGACTTTGGCACAGGCAAAGAAACTGACTGTGGCATTAAAGTTGAGGATGGAATTGATTGGGGCATCAGTTTGGAGCCTGGCACTGAG GACACTGGTGCAGATGGTATTGACTGGGGAGACAGTGAATCAGCTCCCATCGAAATTGAAATTGTAGATGCAGGAACAGACT gTCCCGAAGGTGTGGCAAGGGGTGAGGATGCTTTATCTATTCTGGAAAACTCTCAGTCACGCAGCCAATTCATTGATGAACTGATGGAg cTTGAGGTGTTCCTGACCCAGCGTTTGAATGAGATGAGTGAAGAAGCAGATATAGTAGCTATGAGTCAGTTCCAGCTGGCTCCCTCCGTCATCCAAGGCCAAAGCCGTGAACATATTCAGAAAATGCTATCAGAAGTGCACGGACTTCTGGACAGACTCACCTCACTTCGGATGCAGCACCTCTTTATGATACAGGCCTCACCAAG ATACGTTGAACGTGTGTCAGAGGTGCTGAGACAGAAGCTGAAGCAGGCAGATATTTTGGTGCTGAAAAGTGCTATGATGGTTGAGAAGAGGCAGGAGGCACTGGAGGAAcagtccagactggagcctcgtGTTGACCTGCTGGCAGGATGCACTCGGGAACTCCAGAAGCTG ATTGAAGCAGACATTTCAAAGCGATACAACAACCGGCCTGTCAACTTGATGGGTGTTACCATATAG
- the cdk5rap3 gene encoding CDK5 regulatory subunit-associated protein 3 isoform X1: MEQNIQNLPIDIQTSKLVDWLVDRRHCNLKWQSAVKLIREKINAAIQDMPENEEIKQLLSGSYIHYFHCLRIVEILKGTEASSKNIFGRYSSQRMKDWQEIVSLYEADSVYLAEVASLLSRNVSYEGPALRKQLAKAQQLQQELSRREVECQSSAADLRERYYAACKKYGIKGDNVARELQALVKDLPLVLEEVGKDSAKFEEQIQLYTAFTNFVCEWSEPVLPMLTFVQKKGNSTFYEWRTGNVPKVVERPVVEEAPAEEVTEDMIDWGDFGTGKETDCGIKVEDGIDWGISLEPGTEDTGADGIDWGDSESAPIEIEIVDAGTDCPEGVARGEDALSILENSQSRSQFIDELMELEVFLTQRLNEMSEEADIVAMSQFQLAPSVIQGQSREHIQKMLSEVHGLLDRLTSLRMQHLFMIQASPRYVERVSEVLRQKLKQADILVLKSAMMVEKRQEALEEQSRLEPRVDLLAGCTRELQKLIEADISKRYNNRPVNLMGVTI, encoded by the exons ATGGAG CAGAATATCCAAAATCTTCCTATCGACATACAAACCAGCAAGCTTGTAG ACTGGCTGGTTGACAGACGCCACTGCAATTTGAAATGGCAGAGTGCAGTAAAGCTAATAAGAGAGAAGATCAACGCTGCCATCCAGGACATGCCAGAGAATGAGGAGATCAAGCAGCTTCTTTCTGGCTCAT aCATTCACTATTTTCACTGCTTGAGGATAGTGGAAATTCTGAAAGGAACAGAGGCTTCATCTAAGAACATCTTTGGCAGATATTCCTCTCAGAGGATGAAG GACTGGCAAGAGATTGTGTCCCTCTATGAGGCAGACAGTGTCTATTTGG CGGAGGTGGCCAGTTTGCTGAGTCGTAATGTCAGCTATGAAGGCCCAGCTCTGAGGAAGCAGCTGGCCAAAGCCCAGCAGCTGCAGCAGGAGCTGAGCAGGCGGGAAGTAGAGTGCCAGAGCTCAGCTGCAGACCTGAGGGAACGTTATTATGCTGCCTGCAAAAAGTATGGCATCAAA GGAGATAATGTGGCTCGTGAGCTGCAGGCTCTTGTGAAAGATCTACCATTGGTTCTGGAGGAAGTTGGAAAGGATTCAGCCAAGTTTGAGGAGCAAATCCAACTTTACACTGCTTTCACAAACTTTGTATGTGAGTG GTCCGAACCAGTCCTGCCTATGCTGACATTTGTCCAAAAGAAAGGAAACTCAACCTTTTATGAGTGGAGAACTGGGAATGTCCCCAAAGTTGTTGAGAGGCCTGTTGTGGAGGAAGCACCAGCTGAAGAAGTCACAGAGGATATG ATTGACTGGGGAGACTTTGGCACAGGCAAAGAAACTGACTGTGGCATTAAAGTTGAGGATGGAATTGATTGGGGCATCAGTTTGGAGCCTGGCACTGAG GACACTGGTGCAGATGGTATTGACTGGGGAGACAGTGAATCAGCTCCCATCGAAATTGAAATTGTAGATGCAGGAACAGACT gTCCCGAAGGTGTGGCAAGGGGTGAGGATGCTTTATCTATTCTGGAAAACTCTCAGTCACGCAGCCAATTCATTGATGAACTGATGGAg cTTGAGGTGTTCCTGACCCAGCGTTTGAATGAGATGAGTGAAGAAGCAGATATAGTAGCTATGAGTCAGTTCCAGCTGGCTCCCTCCGTCATCCAAGGCCAAAGCCGTGAACATATTCAGAAAATGCTATCAGAAGTGCACGGACTTCTGGACAGACTCACCTCACTTCGGATGCAGCACCTCTTTATGATACAGGCCTCACCAAG ATACGTTGAACGTGTGTCAGAGGTGCTGAGACAGAAGCTGAAGCAGGCAGATATTTTGGTGCTGAAAAGTGCTATGATGGTTGAGAAGAGGCAGGAGGCACTGGAGGAAcagtccagactggagcctcgtGTTGACCTGCTGGCAGGATGCACTCGGGAACTCCAGAAGCTG ATTGAAGCAGACATTTCAAAGCGATACAACAACCGGCCTGTCAACTTGATGGGTGTTACCATATAG
- the nfe2l1b gene encoding endoplasmic reticulum membrane sensor NFE2L1b isoform X1 has protein sequence MLYLKKYFTEGLIQFTILLSLIGVRVDVDTYLSNQLPPLREIILGPSSAYTQTQFHNLRNTLDGYGIHPKSVDLDHFFTTRRLLNQVRQLDRLSVPSTELNTWLVHRDSETVVSASSQSSPSITLDNGAGLEDVNNPDATPAMRGGSGAPESTYNLNAAESTLGAVASEGNQEQGNREGNDDLTKEDIDLIDILWRQDIDLGAGREVFNYSNRQKEAEEEKPSPQENKDRTEQQESWRNGVNSQGAQPVDGETGESIPEQLPGLGSQTSLSLQECLRLLEATFPFGEETEFPAQVVTPEISVSNEEVPSTSQGLPLASQLPQAEPQLDLEQQWQDIMAIMELQAMEVNNTTAHTNSSNDSGTSGTPESNNAGNFGLSSRSTPINQDVSLHQASLPSCSQDFPQIFNPQLDSVSLTPRTTMLRLSSSNNTNINSTFGATNLTGIFLPPHLNTSSNNITSTPILPDPFSTLLEESMLDEISLLDLAMEEGFSQAQASQLEDELDSDSGLSLDSSHSPASPSSSETSCSSAASSSSTSATFSEEGAVGYSTDSEVATVETEEGAVGGYQPGYSKLCRMSYQDPSQFHSLPQLDSISHNHTYNLPLSSAFVEHPELPIPAGKKSVRDKQSSKLQPPQDLLDKHSSRDERRARAMKIPFSNEKIINLPVEEFNELLAKHHLSEAQLALIRDIRRRGKNKMAAQNCRKRKLDTILNLEQGVQDLRRDKARLLKEKMEFIRSIRQMKQKMQSLYQEVFNQLRDEEGRPYCPSEYSLQYSADGSVLIMPRGMTSAEQNRKPEKKQKDKKK, from the exons ATGCTTTACCTGAAAAAGTACTTCACAGAGGGCCTGATTCAGTTCACCATCCTTCTGAGCCTCATCGGGGTGCGGGTGGACGTTGACACCTACCTGAGCAATCAGCTGCCCCCACTGAGAGAGATAATCCTGGGCCCCAGCTCAGCCTACACCCAAACACAGTTTCACAACCTACGCAACACACTGGACGGCTATGGCATCCATCCAAAGAGTGTGGACCTCGACCATTTTTTCACCACTCGACGGCTTTTGAACCAGGTGCGCCAGCTGGATCGCCTCTCTGTGCCCAGTACTGAGCTCAACACCTGGCTAGTGCATCGTGACTCTGAGACTGTGGTGTCTGCCAGCAGCCAGTCCAGTCCCAGCATCACCCTGGACAATGGGGCCGGCCTAGAGGACGTTAACAACCCTGACGCTACCCCGGCCATGAGGGGAGGAAGTGGAGCACCTGAATCCACATACAACTTGAATGCAGCAGAAAGCACCCTGGGAGCTGTAGCCTCAGAGGGTAACCAGGAGCAGGGCAACAGGGAGGGCAATGACGACCTCACCAAAGAG GACATTGATTTGATTGACATTCTGTGGCGACAGGACATTGACCTTGGTGCAGGAAGAGAAGTGTTCAACTACAGCAACCGACAGAAGGAGGCTGAGGAGGAAAAGCCCAGCCCACAGGAGAACAAGGACAGGACTGAGCAGCAAGAGAGCTGGAGAAATGGAGTGAACTCACAAGGGGCTCAGCCAGTGGACGGGGAGACAGGAGAGAGCATTCCAGAGCAG ttgcctGGTCTGGGCTCTCAGACATCACTGTCTTTACAAGAATGCTTGAGGCTGTTGGAGGCCACTTTCCCTTTTGGAGAAGAAACAGAG TTTCCAGCCCAAGTTGTCACCCCGGAAATATCAGTTTCCAATGAAGAAGTTCCTTCTACATCTCAGGGCCTCCCTCTGGCATCACAGCTGCCTCAGGCAGAGCCACAGCTAGACCTGGAACAGCAGTGGCAGGACATTATGGCCATCATGGAGCTACAA GCAATGGAAGTGAACAATACTACAGCCCACACCAACTCTAGCAATGACAGTGGCACAAGCGGGACACCCGAGTCAAACAATGCTGGAAACTTTGGACTTTCCTCTCGATCAACACCAATAAACCAGGATGTCAGCCTTCATCAGGCCTCCCTCCCTAGCTGCAGTCAAGATTTCCCCCAAATTTTCAATCCACAGTTGGACTCTGTTAGCCTCACCCCAAGAACCACCATGCTCAGACTGTCCTCCAGCAACAATACCAACATTAACTCTACATTTGGAGCCACTAACCTGACTGGCATCTTTCTGCCACCACACTTGAACACTTCCAGCAACAACATTACATCCACACCTATTCTGCCTGATCCATTCAGCACCTTGCTTGAAGAGTCCATGCTTGATGAGATCAGCTTGTTGGACCTTGCCATGGAGGAGGGCTTTAGCCAGGCCCAAGCTTCCCAGTTAGAGGATGAACTTGACTCAGATTCTGGTCTTTCCCTGGACTCCAGCCACAGCCCGGCGTCTCCAAGCAGTTCCGAGACATCCTGCTCTTCTGCAGCTTCTTCCTCTTCAACTTCTGCCACTTTTTCAGAGGAAGGAGCTGTTGGCTACAGTACTGACTCAGAGGTAGCCACTGTGGAGACAGAAGAAGGTGCTGTTGGGGGTTATCAGCCTGGGTACAGTAAGCTGTGCCGCATGAGCTATCAGGACCCCTCCCAGTTCCACAGCCTCCCTCAGCTTGACAGCATTAGCCACAATCACACTTACAATCTGCCTCTTTCTTCTGCCTTTGTGGAGCACCCAGAGCTCCCGATTCCAGCCGGCAAGAAGTCTGTCCGAGACAAACAGAGCTCAAagcttcagcctcctcaggaCTTGCTAGACAAGCATTCAAGTCGTGATGAACGCCGGGCCCGCGCCATGAAAATCCCCTTCTCCAATGAAAAGATCATTAACCTGCCTGTGGAAGAGTTCAATGAGCTCCTAGCCAAACACCACCTGAGTGAAGCCCAGCTAGCCCTCATCCGTGACATCCGGAGGCGCGGCAAGAACAAGATGGCAGCCCAGAACTGTCGCAAGCGTAAGCTGGACACCATCCTAAACCTGGAGCAGGGTGTCCAAGACTTGAGGCGTGACAAGGCCCGTCTGCTGAAGGAGAAGATGGAGTTCATACGTTCCATCCGGCAAATGAAACAGAAAATGCAAAGTCTTTACCAAGAGGTGTTCAATCAGCTTCGAGATGAGGAGGGCCGCCCCTACTGCCCCAGCGAGTACTCGCTCCAGTACAGCGCTGATGGCAGTGTGCTAATCATGCCCCGCGGTATGACAAGTGCTGAGCAGAATCGTAAaccagagaaaaaacaaaaagacaaaaagaagtgA
- the nfe2l1b gene encoding endoplasmic reticulum membrane sensor NFE2L1b isoform X2, whose product MLYLKKYFTEGLIQFTILLSLIGVRVDVDTYLSNQLPPLREIILGPSSAYTQTQFHNLRNTLDGYGIHPKSVDLDHFFTTRRLLNQVRQLDRLSVPSTELNTWLVHRDSETVVSASSQSSPSITLDNGAGLEDVNNPDATPAMRGGSGAPESTYNLNAAESTLGAVASEGNQEQGNREGNDDLTKEDIDLGAGREVFNYSNRQKEAEEEKPSPQENKDRTEQQESWRNGVNSQGAQPVDGETGESIPEQLPGLGSQTSLSLQECLRLLEATFPFGEETEFPAQVVTPEISVSNEEVPSTSQGLPLASQLPQAEPQLDLEQQWQDIMAIMELQAMEVNNTTAHTNSSNDSGTSGTPESNNAGNFGLSSRSTPINQDVSLHQASLPSCSQDFPQIFNPQLDSVSLTPRTTMLRLSSSNNTNINSTFGATNLTGIFLPPHLNTSSNNITSTPILPDPFSTLLEESMLDEISLLDLAMEEGFSQAQASQLEDELDSDSGLSLDSSHSPASPSSSETSCSSAASSSSTSATFSEEGAVGYSTDSEVATVETEEGAVGGYQPGYSKLCRMSYQDPSQFHSLPQLDSISHNHTYNLPLSSAFVEHPELPIPAGKKSVRDKQSSKLQPPQDLLDKHSSRDERRARAMKIPFSNEKIINLPVEEFNELLAKHHLSEAQLALIRDIRRRGKNKMAAQNCRKRKLDTILNLEQGVQDLRRDKARLLKEKMEFIRSIRQMKQKMQSLYQEVFNQLRDEEGRPYCPSEYSLQYSADGSVLIMPRGMTSAEQNRKPEKKQKDKKK is encoded by the exons ATGCTTTACCTGAAAAAGTACTTCACAGAGGGCCTGATTCAGTTCACCATCCTTCTGAGCCTCATCGGGGTGCGGGTGGACGTTGACACCTACCTGAGCAATCAGCTGCCCCCACTGAGAGAGATAATCCTGGGCCCCAGCTCAGCCTACACCCAAACACAGTTTCACAACCTACGCAACACACTGGACGGCTATGGCATCCATCCAAAGAGTGTGGACCTCGACCATTTTTTCACCACTCGACGGCTTTTGAACCAGGTGCGCCAGCTGGATCGCCTCTCTGTGCCCAGTACTGAGCTCAACACCTGGCTAGTGCATCGTGACTCTGAGACTGTGGTGTCTGCCAGCAGCCAGTCCAGTCCCAGCATCACCCTGGACAATGGGGCCGGCCTAGAGGACGTTAACAACCCTGACGCTACCCCGGCCATGAGGGGAGGAAGTGGAGCACCTGAATCCACATACAACTTGAATGCAGCAGAAAGCACCCTGGGAGCTGTAGCCTCAGAGGGTAACCAGGAGCAGGGCAACAGGGAGGGCAATGACGACCTCACCAAAGAG GACATTGACCTTGGTGCAGGAAGAGAAGTGTTCAACTACAGCAACCGACAGAAGGAGGCTGAGGAGGAAAAGCCCAGCCCACAGGAGAACAAGGACAGGACTGAGCAGCAAGAGAGCTGGAGAAATGGAGTGAACTCACAAGGGGCTCAGCCAGTGGACGGGGAGACAGGAGAGAGCATTCCAGAGCAG ttgcctGGTCTGGGCTCTCAGACATCACTGTCTTTACAAGAATGCTTGAGGCTGTTGGAGGCCACTTTCCCTTTTGGAGAAGAAACAGAG TTTCCAGCCCAAGTTGTCACCCCGGAAATATCAGTTTCCAATGAAGAAGTTCCTTCTACATCTCAGGGCCTCCCTCTGGCATCACAGCTGCCTCAGGCAGAGCCACAGCTAGACCTGGAACAGCAGTGGCAGGACATTATGGCCATCATGGAGCTACAA GCAATGGAAGTGAACAATACTACAGCCCACACCAACTCTAGCAATGACAGTGGCACAAGCGGGACACCCGAGTCAAACAATGCTGGAAACTTTGGACTTTCCTCTCGATCAACACCAATAAACCAGGATGTCAGCCTTCATCAGGCCTCCCTCCCTAGCTGCAGTCAAGATTTCCCCCAAATTTTCAATCCACAGTTGGACTCTGTTAGCCTCACCCCAAGAACCACCATGCTCAGACTGTCCTCCAGCAACAATACCAACATTAACTCTACATTTGGAGCCACTAACCTGACTGGCATCTTTCTGCCACCACACTTGAACACTTCCAGCAACAACATTACATCCACACCTATTCTGCCTGATCCATTCAGCACCTTGCTTGAAGAGTCCATGCTTGATGAGATCAGCTTGTTGGACCTTGCCATGGAGGAGGGCTTTAGCCAGGCCCAAGCTTCCCAGTTAGAGGATGAACTTGACTCAGATTCTGGTCTTTCCCTGGACTCCAGCCACAGCCCGGCGTCTCCAAGCAGTTCCGAGACATCCTGCTCTTCTGCAGCTTCTTCCTCTTCAACTTCTGCCACTTTTTCAGAGGAAGGAGCTGTTGGCTACAGTACTGACTCAGAGGTAGCCACTGTGGAGACAGAAGAAGGTGCTGTTGGGGGTTATCAGCCTGGGTACAGTAAGCTGTGCCGCATGAGCTATCAGGACCCCTCCCAGTTCCACAGCCTCCCTCAGCTTGACAGCATTAGCCACAATCACACTTACAATCTGCCTCTTTCTTCTGCCTTTGTGGAGCACCCAGAGCTCCCGATTCCAGCCGGCAAGAAGTCTGTCCGAGACAAACAGAGCTCAAagcttcagcctcctcaggaCTTGCTAGACAAGCATTCAAGTCGTGATGAACGCCGGGCCCGCGCCATGAAAATCCCCTTCTCCAATGAAAAGATCATTAACCTGCCTGTGGAAGAGTTCAATGAGCTCCTAGCCAAACACCACCTGAGTGAAGCCCAGCTAGCCCTCATCCGTGACATCCGGAGGCGCGGCAAGAACAAGATGGCAGCCCAGAACTGTCGCAAGCGTAAGCTGGACACCATCCTAAACCTGGAGCAGGGTGTCCAAGACTTGAGGCGTGACAAGGCCCGTCTGCTGAAGGAGAAGATGGAGTTCATACGTTCCATCCGGCAAATGAAACAGAAAATGCAAAGTCTTTACCAAGAGGTGTTCAATCAGCTTCGAGATGAGGAGGGCCGCCCCTACTGCCCCAGCGAGTACTCGCTCCAGTACAGCGCTGATGGCAGTGTGCTAATCATGCCCCGCGGTATGACAAGTGCTGAGCAGAATCGTAAaccagagaaaaaacaaaaagacaaaaagaagtgA
- the cbx1b gene encoding chromobox protein homolog 1b isoform X1, whose amino-acid sequence MSMSLTTEPSNDGPTVTEESKMTSTEKKEKKADDVPEEEEEEEEYVVEKVLNRRVVKGRVEYLLKWKGFSEDDNTWEPEDNLDCPDLIAEFLQSQKSAHEGKRKAAADGEGDESKSKKKKDDTEKLRGFARGLDPERIIGATDSTGELMFLMKWKNSDEADLVPAKEANVKCPQVVISFYEERLTWHSYPTEDEKKDDKN is encoded by the exons ATGAGTATGAGCCTGACTACAGAGCCCTCTAACGATGGTCCTACTGTTACAGAAG AGAGCAAAATGACATCAActgagaagaaggagaaaaaggcaGATGATGtgccagaggaagaggaggaggaagaagaatatGTGGTGGAAAAAGTCCTGAATCGGAGAGTGGTGAAAGGGAGAGTAGAGTATCTCCTCAAGTGGAAAGGCTTCTCGGA AGATGATAACACATGGGAACCTGAAGACAACCTGGACTGTCCAGATCTGATTGCAGAGTTTCTGCAGTCTCAAAAATCAGCACATGAGGGAAAAAGGAAGGCAGCTGCAGATGGAGAAGGAGATGAAAGTAaatcaaagaagaaaaaagatgat ACAGAGAAGCTACGAGGCTTTGCTCGAGGTCTGGATCCAGAAAGGATTATTGGTGCAACAGATTCCACGGGAGAACTCATGTTCCTCATGAAATG GAAAAATTCTGATGAAGCTGACCTCGTGCCAGCAAAAGAGGCAAACGTGAAGTGTCCGCAGGTGGTTATTTCGTTCTATGAAGAGCGGCTTACTTGGCACTCATACCCAACTGAAGACGAGAAAAAAGATGACAAGAACTAA
- the cbx1b gene encoding chromobox protein homolog 1b isoform X2 encodes MTSTEKKEKKADDVPEEEEEEEEYVVEKVLNRRVVKGRVEYLLKWKGFSEDDNTWEPEDNLDCPDLIAEFLQSQKSAHEGKRKAAADGEGDESKSKKKKDDTEKLRGFARGLDPERIIGATDSTGELMFLMKWKNSDEADLVPAKEANVKCPQVVISFYEERLTWHSYPTEDEKKDDKN; translated from the exons ATGACATCAActgagaagaaggagaaaaaggcaGATGATGtgccagaggaagaggaggaggaagaagaatatGTGGTGGAAAAAGTCCTGAATCGGAGAGTGGTGAAAGGGAGAGTAGAGTATCTCCTCAAGTGGAAAGGCTTCTCGGA AGATGATAACACATGGGAACCTGAAGACAACCTGGACTGTCCAGATCTGATTGCAGAGTTTCTGCAGTCTCAAAAATCAGCACATGAGGGAAAAAGGAAGGCAGCTGCAGATGGAGAAGGAGATGAAAGTAaatcaaagaagaaaaaagatgat ACAGAGAAGCTACGAGGCTTTGCTCGAGGTCTGGATCCAGAAAGGATTATTGGTGCAACAGATTCCACGGGAGAACTCATGTTCCTCATGAAATG GAAAAATTCTGATGAAGCTGACCTCGTGCCAGCAAAAGAGGCAAACGTGAAGTGTCCGCAGGTGGTTATTTCGTTCTATGAAGAGCGGCTTACTTGGCACTCATACCCAACTGAAGACGAGAAAAAAGATGACAAGAACTAA